A genome region from Pseudomonas sp. S06B 330 includes the following:
- a CDS encoding DcrB/PsbP domain-containing protein produces the protein MSRTSIYDRISAKRIEQEEAARIAALAEAASKAEPQPEPEPEPVALQDVTSSFTFAGFNLMFPAGFRFRDIQTTLEHDGEPVTLTIRRRDVRPGQTLEQLFEAATQTLRELTPQLRVIRQRDCLIAGSAAKAVDFHFSAGHEPRHGRLVGALVPVEGRDAVQWLDISCVIDPTSPGLSLWLTAFDRLLDGLALR, from the coding sequence ATGAGCAGAACCTCGATCTACGACCGCATTTCCGCCAAGCGTATAGAGCAGGAAGAAGCTGCTCGCATTGCCGCATTGGCCGAGGCTGCCAGCAAGGCTGAACCACAGCCTGAGCCAGAACCCGAGCCTGTTGCGTTACAAGACGTCACCAGCAGCTTCACATTTGCTGGTTTCAACCTGATGTTTCCGGCCGGCTTTCGCTTTCGCGATATCCAGACCACCCTCGAACATGACGGTGAGCCAGTTACCTTGACGATCCGCCGGCGTGATGTACGCCCCGGACAAACACTCGAGCAGTTGTTCGAGGCGGCAACCCAGACCCTTCGCGAACTCACCCCGCAACTGAGGGTGATTCGTCAGCGTGACTGCCTTATTGCGGGGAGTGCGGCCAAGGCCGTCGATTTTCATTTCAGCGCGGGCCATGAGCCACGCCATGGGCGTCTGGTGGGGGCACTTGTGCCTGTCGAAGGCCGCGACGCGGTGCAATGGCTGGATATTTCATGCGTGATCGATCCGACCAGTCCCGGGCTGAGTTTGTGGCTGACGGCGTTCGATCGCTTGCTCGATGGCCTTGCACTGCGCTGA
- a CDS encoding DcrB-related protein — protein sequence MDYELQEGGIALPEGFEDRTVNMFVLGASIPAPLSITISRDTLLPGELLQAYVDRQVKMLTSKLRGYTRMGSKDVRLSSSVPIEGLQIDAYYMNQGRPLYQRQAAFLLTPERALIFSTTAQADFSPQQNQDWDNLLASFTPRNPVVTSTESGEQE from the coding sequence ATGGACTATGAATTGCAGGAAGGTGGCATCGCATTGCCGGAAGGTTTTGAGGATCGCACGGTCAACATGTTTGTGCTGGGGGCCAGTATTCCTGCACCGTTGAGCATTACGATCTCGCGCGACACGCTACTGCCCGGTGAGCTGTTGCAGGCGTACGTTGATCGGCAGGTCAAAATGCTTACGTCCAAGTTGCGTGGCTATACCCGGATGGGTAGCAAGGACGTCAGGCTCTCCAGCAGCGTACCCATCGAGGGGCTGCAGATCGATGCTTACTACATGAACCAGGGACGGCCGCTCTACCAACGCCAGGCGGCGTTCCTGCTGACACCTGAACGCGCCTTGATTTTTTCCACCACCGCGCAAGCCGATTTCAGCCCACAGCAGAACCAGGACTGGGACAACTTGCTGGCCAGCTTCACCCCGCGCAACCCGGTGGTGACCAGCACCGAATCCGGCGAACAGGAGTAA